The genomic interval CTTCCCATTCTGCTTTTGTTAAAGCTATTTTTTGGTTACTACTATCAAACAACCTCACTACTCCATTTCCTTTATTTATATAATTTTCTTCTTCGTCATAATCATCCCATTCGCTATTATATCTTACTTGTTGAATATTATCCTCCTCATTCCCGCTTCAATGAGCAGTTTGCACAGCTCGTCGGTCTGATTTATGTCAAAAACTGATCTGAATACCAGGGTATTGCATATCGGATTTGAATCTGGTTGATTGAGATCTGCTCCGGTCCCATCCCTTTGACTGGAGTGGAGGACTGTAGCACCACCGTTTATACCAGAAATATTTTCTATACTAAATGGCTGCAAATACAGTTGTGCTTCTTGTGTACTTCTTATATAAATAGATGTACTCACATGTGATTCATCATCTACTCAGGACATTCCCAACGAGTTGTATGAGTAATCAGGCTTAATGCATTATCTTTGAAGTATATAAACACCTCGTTAGTTCCTACTAAATTGATGCTTTCACCATCAACACTGAATAACTTTTGCCCTGGGGCATAGCCTTCAGTAAAACCTTTTTGTGTTAGCTCTAATAGTACTTTTTCCATACTCATACCCAAAGAAAGAAATTCTGGCAATTGCCTTCTTCCCTCTATTAAGTTACCATTAGGACTACAGAACCACAAAGAAGTCGTATTGAATGTCCTATATGTTAACTGATTTTTATATTCAAGGCCAGGTGGGCCTAATATTTCAATTACTTCTTTTTTACTCATACTAGGCTTTAATTTATTGGGAGTTTCAGGAAAATCTTTATATAAAATATAACGAATTGAGTATTTTCCATGTTCTTTAGAAATACCATTTTCATAATTATACAAAGTTAGAGTATCCATATTACAAGCAGGATTTTGCCTCCCAGTTCTACTACAAATTAGCTTGTAATCTTCGACATGTGTTGTATCCAAAAATTGCTCCCAGGAAACCATTTTTAACTGCTCATTTTTCCCTATAGGTCGACCTTTACTGAATGATGAATCTAATACAGCACCAATATCAAAACAGTCCTCACCATAGGTATACGATATAAATAGGATTATTGAAATATTAAATATCTTCATTACTCTCAACATTGGCATCCTCTTCTAAAGCGATTTGTTGCTGAAATTCATAAACTCCAGAAACAAAGAGTTGTTTCTGTATTTTTCCCTAAAAAATCTAAATCAATCAATAGGTTTTACGATATCGCTCTTTCCACTATTCTATTCCTCACATAAATCTATATATATTTGACAATCAATTAGAGACAATCTATCATCTATAAAAAATAATGTTATTGGTACACGTCCTTCCATTTCCTCATGGACGAGATCATATTCTGGATATAATGCTCCTGAAAATGGATCAGATTCGGCTTTACTAGTATAAGTCCACCTGTTTTTACCCTGTAAATACAAGTTACCCCGAGGTTTCCCAAGTACTTCCAAAACCCTTTCTTTACAGTCTCCGATCTGTATTTTACTATGTAAATTTACATTTTCTCCTGAGATCAGGTACCGCTCATAAGTCTGACCCCTTTGAACAACTACGCCGTTTGAATATATTCTTACTGTTGCAGTATCGGTCCAACAGATACTATAATACGTCTTTTTTTCTTCACACACTACAAAATTATCGGAAATAACAGAGGAAGTATTAAAGAAATCGGATAGATAAAGCTCTTTCTCCTGCGGACCAGAGTGCCATATTTTTCCGGAACGGAAATCTCCCTCTTTGCCTTTAAACGGTTCCAAGGAAAACCTTTTCAATATCAGTTCTTCATAGTTGCTGCAGTTAATTATGTCTCCTTGTGCCATTACCATTGAAGCAATTACCACAATTATGATAAGTATCAATTGCATGCTAAACCTCCGCATTTTCTTTATTGTTATTATTCATCGCTTCCCATTCCTTTATAGTCAAACACCTTAATTTATTATTTCCTTGAAAAAGTGCAGCGGCACCATTGCCTCTCGAACGACCTGCTGCGTATTTAGTGGTATTATCATAATCTCTCCATCCATAGTTATCATCATAAACCTTATAAATTCTATCCGGACACTTATCATTCCAAATATTACAATTACCGCAAGAAGTAGAGCGGCCTTGCAGCAGTGGATCATGTCCATTGGAATCCGGCCCATCGAAATGAATATGATCGTTATGGCCTATTAGCTCCTGAACTCTCTCACGTTGTTTTATAATGTAATGACAGTTAAATTGAATTTTCTGAATCCCCTCATTAATGAGCAGTTTGCATAACTCATCAGTTTGGTTTCTGTCAAAAACAGATGTGAATTCGCCGGTATGGCATATCGGATTTGAACCTGAGCAATTGAGATCTGTTTTATCCAATCTGACTTTTTGTTCCCCGGTAACCAGCCAACATCTAACTCGCATCCTCATCAAAAACCTTGAACCGTGTGCTGCGAGTGCGGAAATCCGAATTCCTGTCGCGCCTGTGGTCTAAACAATACGTTTTTTATTGGTAGGTGGAAAGGGTTTAAAGGGGTACGATTTGTCATGTTACGGTGAGGAGGAGGACTTGAATTTACCTTTAAAACACCCCAACGTAACATCCCTACCAGGAACTATTTCGGATTATTTTAGATATAGTACCTATTCCAAACAATAACCGATATAAACCGAAATTAAACCCAGTCTACCATCAATAAAGCGTAAAGCTACGGTTGTTTTCTTTCCCCCGCCCGCACTTACAGCATTACAGGTATATAACCATCGGTTTTCATGCATTTGTCGTGGCTTTCCAAGTACTTCTAAAACTCTTTCTTTACTATCCCCGATCGCTATTTCACTGTTTAAATCCACATCTTTACCCGAAACTAGGTACCAGTCAATCGTCTGGCCTCTTTCAACAATGACCCCATTTGAATATATTTGTACAGTAAAGGTGTCTACCCAACAGGTTTCAACTGTCAATGTGACCTTTTCTTCACACTCTATATATTCGGCAGAAGTCACGGAGGAAACATCAAAAAAATCGGATAGATAAAGCTCTTGTTCCTGAGGACCACGGTACAACAGTTCACCAAAATCTAGGCCCCCATCATACAAAAATGGTCCCAGCGAATACCTCTTCATTATACGATCTTCATAATTGCTGCAGTCAAATGCGTCTCCCTGAGCTTTTATGAAAGAAAGAAACACCATTGCTGTGAAAAGTACTAAGTGCATACTACCCTTCCTCATTAGTCTGTACCATTTTTCTGCATTTCATTCCACTCTGCTTTTGTCAAAGCGTTCAAATCACCTGTACCCTGCCTCAGGAGTCTAATGGTCCCAACACCTCGAGAATTACCTTCTTCGTACTCACTCGTGTTACTATACTCCACCCACTGTTTCCTCCAATAAACCTTATAAATCTCATCCGGACATTTACCTTCGCCCCAAATGTTACAACCACCGCAAGAAGTAAAACGGAGTTGACGCATCGGTCCACGCGTCAAACCAGGCCCATCACAATGAATATGGTGGTGATGGCTTACCATCTCCTGAACTCTTTCTCGTCTCTTTATTATGTAATGGCAGTTAAAAATTATTCTCTCCATTCCTCCATTAATGAGCAGTTCACATAACTCGTCTGTCTGGTTTCTGTCAAAAACAGATCTGAATGCCAGGGTATTGCATATCGGATTTGAATCTGATTGATTGAGATCTGCTCCGGTCCCATCCCGAAGGGTTGAGTGGGAAATATAGAAGAAGGCACTACTTCTGTGATAACAGGTTTATAGTTGACCTTTTTCTGAGATAAAAGTCCCAAAATTAGTGCTTAATCTATCGCATGAAAACGGGTTTAAGCCTTTCAAATCTGGTCTGCAATACTATGCGATTTAAACTCCTGCAAACAACTACAGACGGATTATTAGACTTATTACTTTATTATTACACTTTTTACCAGGAATGCTCCTGATATTAGCTAAAGCGTATTCACAACCTCTATTCAGCACAAAAAAGTTTACCTAGTGGACAATTAATTAAAGCCAATCTATCTTCAATAAAACTTAAAATTACTGGTAGTTCCTCCCGGATTGAAACTTCCGGAATTTGTGCTCCTGGAACTGGGTCGCTTTCAGCTTTACGATAATAAAATAATTCATTCTCAAACTTCCAATCTGGCATTCCAAGTACTTCCAGAACTCTTTTTTTACTATCCCCGATCGCTATTTCACTGTTTAAAATTACATTCTCACCTGAAATCAGGTACCGGTCATAATTCTGACCTCTTTTAACAACTACGCCATTTGAATACACTTGTAAAGTTAACGAATCTGTCCAGCAATAGCTGCGTGCGACCTTTTCTTCACACTCTATATATTCGGCGGAAGTTACGGAAGCAACATCAAAAAAATCGGATAGATAAAGCTCTTTCTCTTGAGGTCCATGATATAGTTGCTTCCCTGAACGGAAATCTCCTATATTGCTAGGCCCAGTAAACGGTTCCAAAGAAAATCTTTTTAATATGAGTTCTTCATAATTACTGCAATCAATCATATCTCCCTGAGTTTTTACTATTGAGACAATAATAATAGATAATATAAGCATTAATAAATGCATACTACACCTCCTCTTTATTCTGTATTGTTGTCATTCATCTCTTCCCACTCAGCTTTTGTCAATGCGTTCAGGTCACTACCTTCGAAAAGTCTAACGGCCCCTCTTCCTCGGGAATCACCTGGGGCGTAATTAGTGGTAGTATTATCATACTCCACCCATTCCCCTCTATGAAAAACCTTATAAATCTCATCCGGACATTTACCTTCGCCCCAAATGTTACAACCACCGCAAGAAGTAAAACGGAGTTGACGCATCGGTCCACGCGTCAAACCAGGCCCATCACAATGAATATGGTGGTGATGGCTTACCATCTCCTGAACTCTTTCTCGTCTCTTTATTATGTAATGGCAGTTAAAAATTATTCTCTCCATTCCTCCATTAATGAGCAGTTCACATAACTCGTCTGTCTGGTTTCTGTCAAAAACAGATCTGAATGCCAGGGTATTGCATATCGGATTTGAATCTGATTGATTGAGATCTGCTCCGGTCCCATCCCTGTGACTGGAGTGGGGCCTCATAGCACCACCATTAATACCAGAACTATTTCCTATACAAAATGGTTCTACCCTTTTTTGTTTTCCATCTTCATCAAGGACGGTACGGGGTGACCCGTCATCATTGCTCAGCCATTTGTCCCCAATACTCTTTAAAATTTCAATCTGACTTTTGGTACCCCAACAACCAGCCATCATCCAACTCGCGTGGTCTCCATCAAAAACCTTGAACGGTGTGCTAGGAGAAAGCAGTGCTCCAGAGACAAAAATTCATATTTGGCTTGCGGTACTTTTAACAAAACGACCTGTCATGGTCCGGTGAGGAGGAGAATCAATGCTTTACAAAGAAATACCCCAACATACATACTCAGTTATTTGGCAGAACTTAGTAATTTTACCATCTCAGGTGTGCCAAAATTTTCAGACCATTGCAATGGGGTGTAACCCTCATGATCGGTTACATAGATATCGACTCCATAAGAAATGAACAGTTCGACTAATTCAATATTATTGTTTTTTACTGCGAAAATAATAGGATAATTAGTATAATTCACGCCAGTTTCTCTTATTCCATTTACATTAGCTCCCTTTTTTATCATTTTTTTTGCTAATTCAATAGCGATCTTTTCGTCAGTAACTTTTGATGCCAGTACCAGTGGAGTTGTAGCGTTCTCATCGTAGATCTGATCAATATTATCGTATACTTCGTAATTTATTAGCATCTTTACGATCTTGTATTTATTAAAAACAAAACCAGTATAGAGCAGATCATATTCATAAATATTGTCTGTTAAGCAATAGTATAAGCATGCACCACTCTTAAGTAGCTCAAGAATTTCATTCATGTCATCATTATAACAAGCCTTACCTAACTTAGTTAATTTATAAGCTCCAACCTCATAGATAAACTCATCAGCACAATTACGATTTTCCATAGCACTTTCGAAAACTGAACCCACTTCTGGATCACTATAATGAAGATAACTGGTTTCATTCTCACATAATTTATCGGGAGATGCTTCCAATTTTTCATTACCACTGCAACAGTAGATTGCAAGGAATAACAGTAATTTATAATTGATCAATTTCAACATGAATACAAGGCTCACTTTCAAGATATTGTACAATGTCAGTATTCTTAATACTACTAATGGCGTGTAGTATCCGAACTACTTTTTCATTTTTAGTTAAAGATTCAATAAACTTTTCAGCACTAAGATTATTAAGCGAAATATCTACTACATTGAGCTTATTGTATACTTCTTCAGGTACACAATGTAATGATACGCGTTTTCCCTCTTTCGCTAGTTGAGTTATTTTTGTAACCATATTATTGATAATTGTTTCTCTATTTAAATTCCTTTCTACTCCTTCATCATAAACAGCTGTAACTGCTCGTCCAGGAGCTGCATACCTAATCCTATTTCCGTTGGACAAATTATTATACATTGCATTTGCTTGCTGAATAGGATAACGAATTGTACTACTTACCGTTATGCTATCGTGGCCGGAATTCAATGCTGCTTCCGATAAAATCTGCATACTTTTTCTTGATAGTATTTCTCTCCTTTCTTTTGATAAGTTACTAGCAAATAATACGTATTCACCCCAACTGTCATCTTGTATCGTGTCTTGAGTTATATAATTAACTTCGAGCTTCAACCTTCCACCGCTCTCCACTCTCTTTACAAAATTCTTCTTAAAAACCTCCATGTCAGTGAAATCGGTCTCACTGTCAAAGATGTGAATATTGCCGCCGGTATTTCTGCTTTCGTTTCCAAGTACACACAAATTGGTTCTGTCCTGATTTTGGGTGCTGGGGTCGTGCTCCAGCCATAAGCGGTGTTTGGTCTTCTCTTTTTATATTTGATTCATATTAATGCACTATGAATGATTAACCTTAAGCCACCAGATGTACTCGGGGAAAGGATCTTCTCTTATTTCTGCGGTTCCAAACATCCCAGTATAGTATAACTGTTTGGGTTTATGATACAGATGTTATTGAATAAGTTCCAATTCGGTAGCGTTTTTAAATTCAAAATTATATTTATTATCTTTTTCATCATCCAGAAAGGTAGTGATTTCCATTGAGCCTTCTTTAATTTTTACTTCAATGTTTTTTTCTTTTAACCCTTCATCCTCAACGTTAGGTTGTCCTATGGCAAAATTATCAATATTGTATAAATGGCCTCTTGCATACTTATATACAAAGAATACAGACATGTAGTAATCATCCAATTCTACTAAAAAAACTTTTGATTCTAGGCACTTGAAATACCACATATCTAATTCACCTCTATCGTATATGTCTTCTATCTTGAATGTTTTGTTAATTGAAGAAGATTCATTCTGATAATTGATGTATGGATATTCTATAGCTATATCAATTTCAACATAACTATAATTATAAATACCACTCTTAAAACTAGTTTCTGTGTATTCCTTTTTTTCACAACATCCTTGATTTATTTCATTTAGCAGCTGATTTTTTGGGTAATCTTCTAAGCCAAGCTCAATATTTTCCTTTTCTAGTTCAGATTGCCTACTATTGTATTTACTACATGATAAAATTATTATCGATAATATAAGTAATAATCCAAGATAAAGTTTTATTGCCATAATGTCTCCTTTATAAGATTTTGAAAACTTTTGTCTTCTGGTGTTAAATCATGTTCTGTTTTAATCGGAAAATAAATACAAGGGTTACATCTTTTGTCAAATCCAAATGTATTTATATCGTTGGTTATTTCTAAGTGCAAGTGTGGGTTACGTGTACTAATATTAGCTCCACCCCTTCCTGAAATACCTGTTAATCCAATTATATCGTTTGGCCCAACTTCCTCTCCTTGTTTGAAAAAATCATTTTTACTTAGATGCATATAAACAAGATAGAATGGACCATCATAATTAAAATTTATATCTAATACTTCCCCTTCATTTTTATAAGTAGGTTTGTAATCAGTATTTCGAAGCTCTTTGAAAGTATCTTCGTCTTTAACTTTCAGTACAACAACATGTCCAGCGAGAGATGTAGATGTATAAACACGCGCAACAACAGATTCGACACATGCATATACTTTTTTTCCTGGTTTTGCTAATAAATCCACACCAGCATGGTTTCCAACATTATCCCTTATATTTTCGCCAAAAGACCCATGCCATGGTTTATAGTGTCCACCCTGACTATACAAACAAAGCATAGGATCATCAATTGGTGGTCTCCAA from Chitinispirillales bacterium ANBcel5 carries:
- a CDS encoding ankyrin repeat domain-containing protein, with product MLKLINYKLLLFLAIYCCSGNEKLEASPDKLCENETSYLHYSDPEVGSVFESAMENRNCADEFIYEVGAYKLTKLGKACYNDDMNEILELLKSGACLYYCLTDNIYEYDLLYTGFVFNKYKIVKMLINYEVYDNIDQIYDENATTPLVLASKVTDEKIAIELAKKMIKKGANVNGIRETGVNYTNYPIIFAVKNNNIELVELFISYGVDIYVTDHEGYTPLQWSENFGTPEMVKLLSSAK